In Macaca fascicularis isolate 582-1 chromosome X, T2T-MFA8v1.1, one DNA window encodes the following:
- the LOC102125613 gene encoding G antigen 10-like produces MSWRGRSTYRRRPRRYVDPPEMIGPMLPEQFSDEEVEPPKPEEGEPATQSQDPAPAQEGEDEGASAGQGPEPEAESQEEVRPKTDCEHEDGPDVQEMSLPNPEEVKRPE; encoded by the exons ATGAGTTGGCGAGGAAGATCGACCTACCGGCGTAGACCAAGACGCTATGTAGATCCTCCTGAAATGATTGGGCCTATGCTG CCTGAGCAGTTCAGTGATGAAGAAGTGGAACCACCAAAACCTGAAGAAGGGGAACCAGCAACTCAAAGTCAGGATCCTGCACCTGctcaggagggagaggatgagggaGCATCTGCAGGTCAAG ggcCAGAACCTGAAGCTGAGAGCCAGGAAGAGGTTCGCCCGAAGACTGATTGTGAGCATGAAGATGGTCCTGATGTCCAGGAGATGAGCCTGCCAAATCCAGAGGAGGTGAAAAGGCCTGAATAA
- the LOC135969067 gene encoding G antigen 10-like — protein sequence MSWRGRSTYRRRPRRYVEPPEMIGPMLPEQFSDEEVEPPKPEEGEPATQSQDPAPALEGEDEGASAGQGPEPEAEGQEEVHPTPDYERDDGPDVQEMSLPNPEEVKRPE from the exons ATGAGTTGGCGAGGAAGATCAACCTATCGGCGTAGACCAAGACGCTATGTAGAGCCTCCTGAAATGATTGGGCCTATGCTG CCCGAGCAGTTCAGTGATGAAGAAGTGGAACCACCAAAACCTGAAGAGGGGGAACCAGCAACTCAAAGTCAGGATCCTGCACCTGCTCtggagggagaggatgagggaGCATCTGCAGGTCAAG ggcCAGAACCTGAAGCTGAGGGCCAGGAAGAGGTTCACCCGACGCCCGATTATGAGCGTGATGATGGTCCTGATGTCCAGGAGATGAGCCTGCCAAATCCAGAGGAGGTGAAAAGGCCTGAATAA